CCTTCCAGAATGCTATATCCTTATTCCAGTAGATAAAAACATTTATCAAAAGTTATTGCAATATGAATTACTCCATATTTCAATAATATTGTTGGTTTCTCCTACAAAAATGTTGTTATAATTTAAATTAAAAGGATGCAGATTGACTTCATTATGAGATTTACCCTCATACCAGCAATCATTTGTAATAACatacaacactttttttttttaaatcttgtaTTGGAGTGAAACTGCTTTTATAACCTATAGATGCATGAAATTAACTGCTACATATCACTGCTTTTGTGTGAAAActtcacttcaactgaaggattggTTTTCTGTGGGTTGACAAAATTCTACTACCTAGGAATTCTAGGAATTCAAAAACcctttggataaactcaaaaaagcATTGTGGTCAGTCTGAAAACAAAGCTGctcttcttagttcctgaaaagttgacatttggaaGATACAAGGTGGTATATGCTTCTATTTTGTAACTGATGAAGGGTCAGGAAAATACCTCATATAGTGAAAGTTACAGTTTCAGGTTTGTACTTTGATACAGTACCTCTAGTGTTAAAAcagattttaatacaaatgaCAGTTGTAACAATCAGTTGTAAAAGCACACAAGTTGTAAAAATCCCTTTTTGAGCGCCAGTGAAATGCAGCCTTGaaatttcatataaataaagtgcTCATTACTGTTTGCCCACATGAGACAGACTGTATGAAGCCATTCTGCATCCCCGGTGAAAAGTTCCCACCAGCTCCAGGTGTCCACCAGTCGTCTAGTCACGTCTTTGGTCACAAACGTCTGCCACGTCTCTCCATTCACAGAAACAGGCCTTCCTCGGCTCCCTTCCCTTTGTAGTCTGCAATGGGAACCTCATTTTGTCTTTGTAGTCGTCAAGCGGAACCTTATTTTGGCAGCCACCGTGTTAGAGGGGACAGGTGATTTATGGCGCCGGGGGCAAAAGGGTGATTCCGCCgttcttttttgggggggttttcgGGGACGTTGTTCTGGATGTTGTTATGGCATCCACACACAGTTCCCAGTCTATTAGAGTTATAGTAGTGGGAGAGTCAGACTGGGGGTCCGGGATTAGCGATCAAAAGCCTGGGGGGGGGAGGTTGGGGGTAACACTAGCCCACCCTGCCCAGGTGCTGCGGTAAAGCGGCCTGAAAGGAGACCCCCATCTGTGGGGCGGATGGGTCGaacatgtgctgtgtgtgttggtttttgTATTGGTTCTAAaaatgctgtgtgtgcgtgtgtgtgtgtgtgcgtgcatgactTTTACGAGGTGTACGCTGCGTGGTGAACTCCGTCTAGTTGGATTTGAACCGTAACCGATTGGATTTCAGGCCAGGGAAGGCGACCCCTGACCTTTTTACAACATCTGTGCCCCTGACTGTTCCTCAGCCACATTTCAACTTCACATTACCCTCTGAGCCACCGGGCCCACCtcctcatacacacaccaggAACACTGCgccaatgtttttgtttgtttgtttattaagAGCCCCATTAGCTTTTGCATAGCagcagctattcttcctggggtccacataaTTTACATGGtgacaatacaaaaatacacattcacactacTCATTACAATACTAACATAACGCATCATAATGCACATCTACTGTaactaaaacaacaacaattgaCACAatttaaataacacaaacacGCTGCAAATAGACAATGAAAATAGACAGGCTCCGACTGAATCCATCATGATCTAATAGATAAATATCATCATTTAACATAACATGCCCATGGAACCCTTACACACCAAAGAATACTTATTAATTGCCAAAATTCCTTTTTAAGTAATGATCtttaagcttttttttaaaaccatatatattattttgttgTGTAATATGATTTGGAAGTGAATTCCATTCTTGCATTGCTCTGTATATTACTGTACTGCTGTGGTCTTGGATTTTGGCAAAGTAAAAATGCTATTGTATATGCTATATTGTATTGCTTTAAGAAAGTGCATGTGTCTTCAATGCTCAGCCACTGTCCTAGattaataaaaaacacagaaagttTCTACTAGACTCACCAGTTACTAAAAGCTGCCAAAAGAAAAGCACAAAATAAGAGTGCAGAACTTCATCAATAAATACTTTTATTGTGTAAGTATCCACACACTGATATTTTTACACAGCCTCTTTGAATTCTGTGTGGCAGCAGCCATGACAGAGCGGTGGTGGTCTCTCTCACATGTGGGTGGTCTCATCTTCACTGTCTGTGTCGTGGGGAAGAGAAGTCTGGGCTGCAGGGAGGTTGTTACAGTGCAGGTAGAAGAAAACCACTTGGAcctaagtgcacacacacacacacacacacacacacacacagaaagcagcaGAACTTTATAAAGCATCAACTCAACAAACCCCTTCTGTTGTGCCCTTGTGCAAGACACTTCACCTTTACACTAGGGGCGGGTGTTGTTTTTGATAATACTTCAAATTTGATACTGGCTCTAAATCAACACTTTGCTGAATGAAACCACATTAAatcaaacaatatttttttccctaaatatttgaagggtttcatgtTGAGAAGCAATTGCTACCTTTAatcatttttcaatatttcagaaataaaaataattcacaAATGTGGcaattttgtaagcaaaggtcttaggTTGGCTAACAACAGTGTTTCATAATAATTTGAGAAGTTGCCCAATTTTCATGTGGCGGATATATAATTCTGGACTGAAACTTTCCATTTGTACAGgctatctgattttttttttaaataaaatctcATGATGCACCATTGATTTTCTCATTGCATATGCCTATAAACAAGAGAACAACTTTAATTTTCATTGTAATAATTCCACATTTTGAAGGTTTTTAATacttatttatgtatttttgattCCTTAAAATCACTATCATTACTGAAAATCTGTAATTTTCCAATATCCAGCCCGTCTTTACACTGAGCCACTACTTGATCCCCACCTGCACCACCACCTCCTGGGAGATATCCACCGTGGGGCCGCCGTGCCCCAGGCTGGCCACAGGGGGGCGTAAGAGGCTGGGACCAAACACTGTCGCCAGGTTCATCAGAGACATCTTGTTGACCTCTTGCCTCTCTGAGACCCTGGAAAATATGATGAAACGAAAATGAGAAAATTGAAAAAGAGGAAATGGGATCACAGAATCCCATTATATCGTTTTCAAACTGATTAAATAACAGCTTATGTGGGTTTGACTCAATATGATTATTACCTCCACTAACAAAGTTGGAAGGAGGTTTgttttcatctgtctctcttatAAGGTTACAATATCGACTCTTATGAGTTCAGAGAGGAAGAACGGCTTCAACCACCTGGTCCATGAAAAGAATTTCAGCAGTAAATAATAATTTGTATGTGGCGGGATGTGTTGCTGTCTGATCCAGACCGTTGGAGGTGGTGCAGCAGGTAGAGGAAGGTCTGGCGGTTGGTGTCAGGACAGGACTGGAGCAGAGACAGCATGGACACCAGTCTGGAGTCAAGGTCCTGGATGTCTGCAGGGGAGTCAattcacatatactgtacatgtgggTCTGTTGAGTTCCGGCTAGTAAAGGTGTGCACACCCAACCTATATGTAGGCCAGGTGCTGCATAAAGGGAGATTATCCGCACACTGGATTAAAGCTCCTTTCTAAACACTGTATGCAATACAGTACAACAGTTCGACCCTAAGGTCTCCATCAGGCAAAACTCCTGATGAATCCAATGTGCAGATAATCTTCCTTTTATGAATCTGCTGAGTTCAGAACATGAGAATGAGGAAGTGTTGCTTGTCACTTTGCCATTTTAAGGTTGAGGGGTTAGAGTTAGAATTAAGGTTATAAAACCTGTGTTGTTTACTTTTATAGTCCATTTACTACTGTTTGTGTCTAGCTGACATTTCCCCAAtcattgcattttttaaaatcttttacttgttttttgttgtttttataatACAAACGTTATGGTGTCAAACCAAGCTTTGaattaactgctgtcctggCTGACAAATGCTCATGACATGGATGTGACGATAAAGTTTGTAAGGTCACATGTTTTGAGGCAGAGACTTCCACTTCTTgttgtgggtgtcaggtgattaaCACTAAGCAGAGCATAATGTAATGTGCGCACAGATATGAAAGCACTCAACACGGgcaaaatgaaataacaataaaacagaaactctgacaaaatcaaaaggcaattttcaagtctgtgaaagttgtttttcatactggacaagaattAATGGCAGCAAacagcttcttctgaagggGAGGAAAACGAGTGTGTGCAGATTCAGTCACTCTGGATGCAGtgcaagaatgtgtgtgtgtgtgtgtgtgtgtgtgtgtgtgtgtgtgtgtgtgtgtgtgtgtgtgtctcactcaGTGCCCTGGCCAGGCTCTGGAACAGCTCAGTAGGTATGAGCGGTTCAGGCAGCTCTCTGAAGTAGAGCTTGAGAACGCCTGAGACCGCGTTCACTTCTGCAGTTCTCAGCCTGGTTACTGCGTCACGCAGATCTGGGCGGACAGAGGATGAAGATCAGTATCACCTTCATTTACTGAGCACTTGCTTGTAACCTGCAGAATAAGTTGCATGGACCCTCGCAATGTAAAGGGATTCCTTCTTAAAACGATGATAGGGATAATAAACGATAAGGATCACAACAGGATTATTTTTAAAGCCaaaaagaatataaaagaataataaaaagccTTCAGACTGTATGCCAAAGACAAACTGTAGAGATGGGCAAGCTTCACAACTGTTatgttctttctgtttttttacatgAATTGAAGGTTAGGTGCTTAGTCATATGACTCCAGGGTCTATGAAAGCCATTCAAAACCCtctgtctgattttaaaaaaaagtgtgatcTTGTGTCTCAAGAGTTTTCTCTAGAGGTTTTTCTCAACCAGAGAAGTGCTGACTTTTGAGAGGTGCAATATTTTCACTGGCAAATGGTGAAGACAACCAGCCGACTGACACCCAAAATCCAAACTGAAGTCAAAATGGCCACGTAGAAAAGAGTGCAAAAGAGAGCAGTTAAATGTAACGTATTTGCATGTAATCACAAAATCTTAACAACAGACAGCTGTTGTTTCCTGCATTTGAAGCATATGAAACAACAGTTGTAACTAGTTTGAGTTTCAACATAACAGACAGCATGTTGAGTTTCAACATGCTGTCTGTTGGCTTGTTAGCTGTCTTACTGCTGTTGAAGGCGGTCTTGAGGCTGCTGATGTCACTGGCGGCTCCTGAAATCCTGTAGATGCCGACCTCCTCcatgcctctcctctccacctcctccacacaGCACCGCACCACATGGGGGACCAGCACTCCCTCCTGTCTGGAggaggaaatacacacacacacacacacacacacacacattacaaattTCAGCACTCAGGCAAACAGACAcggataaaaacacacaagcacacaactGCATGCTACATCTGTGCAATGAATGTAACATGTGTGCGCACAAACATATTGCACTTATTGCATCCATCTGAGGGAAAATCCAAAACACACCACAGGTGCTTGATACATGCGTTGTTTCATTTTACACTCCGTTCTTGCCACACTTCTGCTATCGCTGCTTCTCTTTAGACCATCATCCCACATAACAAGCCATTTCACTTCCTAAAACTGGCTGTGCAACACGGCAAGAGACGGAAATAAAACTCCACTGAGCAACTGCTGCTTTCACTGGTCACTGTGGACTCTCAGCGACAGTATTGGTCTGTTTACAGTGATTGACAGGGACTCACTCTGCCACAGATCCAATCGGGACGTTGAAGACGGGCTGTTGCTGCTGAGGTGAGCTGGGCGGGCCGAGGGGGTGGGGACAGTACTTCAGGGACAGGGTCACCTCCACCTGGCCCACAGGGAGCGTCTGTTTTCTCCAGCGCTTATGCAGGGTGGTGGAGTCCAactggaaagagacagagttagagatagacacagatagtgacagtctgttgacagtagAGCCAGAAAAACATGTAAAAGTCTACATGGCAGACatgatgaaaaatgcaaaacactgtagaagtttagatttggttcatcagcaatctaaaaataaatggtttggatgggaaACAAGTAGGAGACAACTGTGCACGCCTCTACTGTGTTTTTCCTTCTTAGCCCTGCCTCTTTGTGcatgcccacatacacacacacacacacacacacacacacaccatacacacacatagctgaCCTACTGGTGCCCCCTGACAGCTAAATCAATCCAGACCATCTAATGAATCTCAGCCGAAGCCCAAACCTCCCGCAGACATTTTAATGGAGCTTGGTCTTTGCTCACGCTCCTCGTACCTTGACAGAAGCTTTTCCCAGGACGGcatcttcccctccctctgactgactcacacacagcaccttCAGGTTCTGCGCCCCATCCACCTGGAAAGTCAGCTCCTATTTGAAAGACAGAATGTGAATTTGAGTTGTAAGGGTGTTAACGCTGACAGCAGTGTCCTAGAGCTGCGAAGAGACCATACATCCCTTATTTTAGCATTTCGACACTGGTTACTAGTTGGATTGAGAGGAGATTTTATTTCACTGATCATGTTTAAAGCATGGCTGGGTCTGGCCACACTGCAGACTCTTTAATCCCCTGTGAGTCGGAGCACAGCCTGACATCCTGGTGGGTCTCTCTGACCGTCCTGCAGTCTAGACTCCAGAGGAAATGTGGCTGTGCTTCGGCTGTCATGGTCCATAAACTAGAACGACCTGCCTGAGCTGAACTTCAGTGCCATTTTTTTaatgacataaacacacacagacttaattttatgttttaatgtatgtatgtatgtatgtatgtatgtgtctatctgtctgtctatctatctatgaccACTTTTCTTTAGAATGTATTTCCCAATTTTTAGATACTGAGTTTTTCAGAAGtaggaatacatttttatatacataaataattaaatattgtTCCATGTGTTCAGGTCCAGGTCCAATTACTtttgaaacatactgtattttaagactccttgttttcctttgtAATTTATAAGTAGGCCATATagtaaaattattattattattattattattattattattattatttttattattatagctTGGGTCTAACCTGGTCCCAGTGTGGGCTGAGGCTTTGGATTGAAGAATGGGTCTGGGCCTGTTTATCATAGCACTCATAGCcatccacctccacacacacatacacacctgagagagagagagagagagagagagagagagagagagagagagaaagagtgaggttGACAGTTACCTACTTTCCTTCAAAAAgtattcaaaattatttttccatcaatcattttgtaagaggagCTGGAATGAAACTCGTATGTACTATAATTAGAGCAGAGCAAATAATAAATATACTAGCTGGTTGTTGTAGGCCGCAGGCAGAGTGGATCGCTGCAGTCAGAGTCCCACACAGCGAGTCCTCCTCATCACCTGGTGAGAAACAGAAATGTCCTGAAGCTCACTCAATGCAATCGTGTTGAAGGGAACTGAAATTGAGCGAGTCTGCGGGTAGGAGCGGTATTACAGtaagaaaatcagaaaaaatatgtTGGAAATGAGAAGTGCAGCATGAAAAGATCAAAGGCAACAGCCCAGACTTTCTGGATTGTGTTTCAGACAGGATGTGAACCTGTGGTGAGgaaaggaggtgagagagagagacagagacagagagagagagagagagagagagagagagagagagagctgtaccAGTGTTTAAGCTGTGTAGTGGTGGCTGCTGGGTCATTCTCAGTTTGACACATGCGCTGGTGAGGGTGAGCAGATCTGGAGGAACTGTTTCTATGTCTGAGAAACAACACATGGCAAACACAGGCACCAAtcagcagactggagttttaattatacaaacatttctctgaggcagaaataGTGTTTCTAGGTAACCAttgccatatatatatatatatattgaatttatATTTTGATCATTTGACAGTTTTGAGAACAGTCGACAGATATTTTGGAATAACATGGCGGTCACATCAGGGAGAAACCACAAGCAATCTGATTTGTCCGTGTTTAGAAAGCCATGAAAAGATTAGCAGTCAGCTTCACAATCATATTTCTCGCCAACGCCTGTATGATCTGgtttcctgttttttgtttctttaacaGTAATAGTTATGTTCCTTTCTAATAATGGTcgctggacagacagacagaacatttTCCCATCAGTTGTTATCTTACTGTCTCTGGTGAGCTTGTGGATGGCTTCTCTCCATTCATCAAGTTCATACAgcgaggacaggaggagagagtgactCTGCAGCGAGACACATCAGTTTATACATCAGGCATAGATTAGGAtgcttattgtgtgtgtgtgtgtgtgtgtgtgtgtgtgtgtgtgtgtgtgtgtgtgtgtgtaccttgccACTGGGACTGTGCAGCTCCAGTCTGTGGacaggtgagtgtgtgagcagcaTCAGTTCCATCTGCTGCAGTTTCTTCCTGCTGCGAGCTGCCAGGCCCCTGGAtcctctcttcacacacacacacacacacacacacaaattctgaATATAGCACTCAATGCATTAAAACTCAAGACTGGTCTGACTCCttttactccctctctctctctctctctctccacacacacacacacaccgcgtGTTGCCGCAGCTGTTGTCGGAGCAGGTACGTCTTGGTTCTGATGGTGTGTATGCGGAGGTGTGTGTCGGCCGGTCCTTCCTGGTCCGCAGCCCAGCGCAGTCTGAGACCGGCCAGGGGAAGATACCAGCAGAACCTGTACTGGGCCTGCTTCCTGGgaggaaacacagacacagacatgcacaaacacacacagtcacgcacaaacagtcacacacacaaacagaataaTCAGTTTGTGTAAAAGTGTACAGACAAATGTATCTTACAGTGACACATTTATACAGGACAGGTATTAGCAGACAAGAGCCTCAGCTATTCTTCTAGGCTTGTCTTCTTTTCCTGAGTGTATTTCTTCTACTGAGCTCGTGTCCTGCTCTTTAAAGGTAAAGGTGCATGTagcattgtcaaattaattgcaataccttggtataattactgtaaacaaatatgtgtacatatacaatatatatatgaaGACCTGTCACGCACCCTTTGGCCGCGGCCTTGAGCTTGGTACACAGCAGCAGGTCGGTGTAGAGGAAGAGGTGGCGCAGGTTCcgctccccctcacacacatccaccacGAAACCGTCACGCATCAGCTGTCGTCTCTGgagcgcagacacacacacacacggacacatgcacacagacacacacattgtgtTATTAATACTACTATATGGGCGTGACTGTTTTGGgggtttgttttgatgttttcctGTGAGTTCATGCCTCAAGACTGGGAGGGTGGGCAagggtgtgtgcacatgcaaatatacaataaaacacatgcGTAAGTACTTTTGGcgagttcatgtgtgtgtatgtatgctcatgtgcacttgtgtgtgaatgtttgtatatgtgcgcgcccacgtgtgtgtgtgtgtgcacggttTACTCTCACCATGCCGTGACTGAGCGTGACCTCTCGTTTACACTGTGAACCCTCGTTGACCCCAGAGAGGAAGCTGCGAGACAGCCTCAGAGCTTCCTGTAGCGCCGTGTGATCCCCGTGTTCCACAGGTGTGGTCTGCAGGACGTCCtgcaggaggacagagagctCAACATTAAGGTTCAGCTGTGTTTGGCCTACAAAGTGAAGCTTAGGTGGAgagcacacacatataaacaaataaGGCCAATGAAAATCCATATGGGTCACATGTGGACTGCAGTACACTGACAGACTAATGCTAGtttagctaatgctaatgctaatttaaataaaggagaaacaagaagagggaagaaagaggagaggtaGAAGAAAGGTTTCATGCACTGAAATTAAAAGGACTATAAGC
This region of Centroberyx gerrardi isolate f3 chromosome 23, fCenGer3.hap1.cur.20231027, whole genome shotgun sequence genomic DNA includes:
- the LOC139919668 gene encoding active breakpoint cluster region-related protein encodes the protein MDVYQEAVGYLESQQIPVEVEAESDVLDEDVFQEETESCLLSPLQTESVDLPDTPTIRSPEEMLERRLVVLRGILESEEVYLSELEVLLMPMKALWASAGTSQPVLSSQQVHTVFYQVPELRDMHQCFYAGLKARLDPHTHTEPKQRLVEPHPERERSSAEETEMKQGGFELMVGDLFLKMVNQIGVYRGFIDNYEKAVEIVRKCTHSDHRFRTLAQSMMSNNSSDKARTKYTFEALLYKPLDRVTKTTLVLRDVLQTTPVEHGDHTALQEALRLSRSFLSGVNEGSQCKREVTLSHGMRRQLMRDGFVVDVCEGERNLRHLFLYTDLLLCTKLKAAAKGKQAQYRFCWYLPLAGLRLRWAADQEGPADTHLRIHTIRTKTYLLRQQLRQHARGSRGLAARSRKKLQQMELMLLTHSPVHRLELHSPSGKSHSLLLSSLYELDEWREAIHKLTRDNIETVPPDLLTLTSACVKLRMTQQPPLHSLNTGDEEDSLCGTLTAAIHSACGLQQPASVYVCVEVDGYECYDKQAQTHSSIQSLSPHWDQELTFQVDGAQNLKVLCVSQSEGGEDAVLGKASVKLDSTTLHKRWRKQTLPVGQVEVTLSLKYCPHPLGPPSSPQQQQPVFNVPIGSVAEQEGVLVPHVVRCCVEEVERRGMEEVGIYRISGAASDISSLKTAFNSNLRDAVTRLRTAEVNAVSGVLKLYFRELPEPLIPTELFQSLARALNIQDLDSRLVSMLSLLQSCPDTNRQTFLYLLHHLQRVSERQEVNKMSLMNLATVFGPSLLRPPVASLGHGGPTVDISQEVVVQVQVVFFYLHCNNLPAAQTSLPHDTDSEDETTHM